A stretch of the Actinomyces qiguomingii genome encodes the following:
- a CDS encoding DUF349 domain-containing protein, whose translation MTEQTQPQAEATTAVEPTADTGQAATEPTPTSPDAVGPADTELTQTEPTNPAQHAESPDDSRDEAPAQPPADSPSGNEEQAPTAVDETPESTTQSSESSETASDPEGEQHTPAARPEPSQATSADSDTSEQAAPAEPQVDPEAAMDAAKWGRVDGEGRVYVQDGGTEREVGQFPGVPIAEAMAYYVRRYLDLSSNVDLFAARLPHLSVREIDSTIKNLDDSLKEPAAVGDLEALRARFTALKSVALERRQAVAAERAAAKEQALKDRTAIVERAEAVAAQDPARTQWKSSGAELRALLEQWKEAQRRGPRLDRPTEDALWKRFSHARTTFDRHRRQYFSELDAKQAKVKAAKEALIKRAEELSNSTDWAGTSARYRELMNEWKKAGRASRKEDDALWERFHAAQQVFYDARRAKDQATDAEYASNLKVKEELAAKAEALLPIKDPKAARKALRPIQEAWDEAGRVPRNAVRRLESRMRAVEEALRRAEQAEWRRTDPETMARAQGLASQLEDSIAELEADLAAAEASGDAKAQAQAEAALTARRAWLDQVRRTTRA comes from the coding sequence ATGACCGAGCAGACGCAGCCCCAGGCCGAAGCCACCACAGCGGTGGAGCCCACGGCCGACACCGGGCAGGCTGCTACCGAGCCCACGCCGACTTCTCCCGACGCCGTCGGGCCGGCCGACACCGAACTCACCCAGACCGAGCCGACCAACCCGGCGCAGCACGCCGAGAGCCCCGACGACAGTCGCGACGAGGCCCCGGCGCAGCCACCTGCGGACTCCCCATCCGGCAACGAGGAACAGGCACCGACCGCCGTCGACGAGACTCCCGAATCCACCACCCAGTCCTCCGAGTCCTCCGAGACCGCCTCCGACCCTGAGGGCGAGCAGCACACGCCAGCTGCCCGGCCCGAGCCGTCGCAGGCGACTTCGGCGGATTCCGATACCTCCGAACAGGCCGCACCGGCGGAGCCGCAGGTCGACCCCGAGGCCGCCATGGATGCCGCCAAATGGGGCCGGGTCGACGGCGAAGGCCGGGTCTACGTGCAAGACGGGGGAACCGAACGCGAGGTGGGACAGTTCCCGGGCGTGCCGATCGCCGAGGCCATGGCCTACTACGTGCGCCGTTACCTGGACCTGAGTTCCAACGTCGACCTGTTCGCGGCCCGGCTTCCGCACCTGTCCGTGCGTGAGATCGACTCCACCATCAAGAACTTGGACGACTCCCTCAAGGAGCCGGCCGCCGTCGGCGACCTGGAGGCCCTGCGTGCCCGATTCACCGCACTGAAGTCGGTGGCACTGGAACGTCGGCAGGCGGTTGCGGCCGAGCGCGCCGCCGCAAAGGAACAGGCACTGAAGGATCGCACCGCCATCGTGGAGCGGGCCGAGGCCGTGGCCGCGCAGGACCCTGCCCGCACCCAGTGGAAGTCATCCGGCGCGGAGTTGCGCGCCCTGCTGGAGCAGTGGAAGGAGGCGCAGCGCCGCGGCCCACGTCTGGACCGTCCCACCGAGGACGCGCTGTGGAAGCGTTTCAGCCACGCCCGCACCACCTTCGACCGTCACCGCCGCCAGTACTTCAGTGAGTTGGACGCCAAGCAGGCCAAGGTGAAGGCCGCCAAGGAGGCGTTGATTAAGCGGGCTGAGGAGCTTTCCAACTCCACGGACTGGGCGGGCACCTCCGCCCGCTACCGCGAACTCATGAATGAGTGGAAAAAGGCCGGACGTGCCTCCCGCAAGGAGGACGACGCCCTATGGGAGCGTTTCCACGCCGCCCAGCAGGTCTTCTACGACGCCCGCCGCGCCAAGGACCAGGCCACAGACGCGGAGTACGCCAGCAATCTGAAGGTCAAGGAGGAGCTCGCCGCTAAGGCCGAGGCCCTGCTTCCGATCAAGGATCCCAAGGCCGCCCGCAAGGCCCTGCGCCCCATCCAGGAGGCGTGGGATGAGGCAGGCCGTGTGCCTCGCAATGCAGTGCGGCGGTTGGAGTCGCGCATGCGCGCCGTCGAGGAAGCACTGCGCCGCGCCGAGCAGGCCGAGTGGCGCCGCACCGACCCGGAGACCATGGCGCGCGCTCAGGGGCTGGCCAGTCAGCTGGAGGACTCCATTGCCGAGCTGGAGGCCGATCTGGCGGCAGCTGAGGCCTCCGGCGATGCCAAGGCACAGGCTCAGGCGGAGGCGGCGCTAACCGCCCGCCGCGCGTGGCTGGATCAGGTACGTCGCACCACACGCGCCTGA
- a CDS encoding TrmH family RNA methyltransferase, producing the protein MTGTTAEGGIKDVLGGEVLTDRATPAAQRIADLAKVSGRPTKSVLVEDYEPLLNALRAGLRLSDVYVLDSATLPRELSDQCARRRVPVTTVAAGLATELFRSDKRPEVFGVARVPPPVEAGRLLQTKGDLLILDGVRIVGNIGAIARSAYAFGAAGVVLVDSGLASIADRRLIRASRGYVFSLPVALMDWPQMTALAAEFTRAGGHLAALDAGATGSLDRLSAWEGRLALILGAETSGLTSQARSLAQATVSIPMNPAVESLNVSVAAGVLLHRRAWRNLAPATQ; encoded by the coding sequence ATGACCGGGACTACGGCCGAGGGCGGAATCAAAGATGTGCTCGGGGGAGAGGTCCTGACGGACCGGGCGACGCCTGCGGCCCAGCGGATAGCCGACCTGGCCAAGGTGTCCGGGCGACCCACCAAGTCCGTGCTGGTGGAGGATTACGAGCCGTTGCTGAACGCCTTGCGTGCCGGTCTGCGCTTGTCCGACGTGTACGTGCTCGACTCGGCCACGCTGCCCCGCGAGCTGTCGGATCAGTGCGCGCGTCGGCGCGTCCCCGTTACTACCGTGGCCGCGGGCTTGGCGACCGAGCTGTTCCGTTCCGACAAGCGCCCTGAGGTGTTCGGCGTCGCCCGGGTGCCGCCCCCCGTGGAGGCTGGGCGCCTGCTGCAGACCAAGGGAGACTTGCTGATCCTCGACGGGGTGCGGATTGTCGGCAACATTGGGGCGATCGCCCGCAGTGCCTATGCCTTCGGCGCCGCCGGGGTCGTGCTGGTGGACTCCGGGCTTGCGTCTATTGCCGATCGTCGTCTGATCCGGGCCAGTCGTGGCTACGTCTTCTCCCTGCCGGTGGCGCTTATGGATTGGCCGCAGATGACCGCACTGGCCGCCGAGTTCACCCGCGCCGGCGGGCACCTGGCGGCGCTGGACGCCGGTGCAACCGGTTCGCTTGATCGACTATCGGCATGGGAGGGCAGGCTCGCGCTCATTCTGGGGGCCGAGACCTCCGGGTTGACTTCGCAGGCGCGGTCCCTGGCGCAGGCGACGGTGAGCATTCCGATGAATCCGGCGGTGGAGTCACTGAACGTGTCGGTCGCCGCCGGTGTATTGCTGCACCGCCGCGCCTGGCGCAATCTGGCGCCGGCAACTCAGTAG
- a CDS encoding RelA/SpoT family protein, whose product MTTDTRSGADTADETVVPGSRVRSRLAWFGARGHSTPPAIEPLMRALRANHPKADTSLIVRAYRVAEKAHAGQKRKSGEPYITHPVAVATILAELGMTPQTLAAALLHDTVEDTDYTLERLRADFGDEIALLVDGVTKLDKVQYGDAAQAETVRKMIVAMSKDIRVLVIKLGDRLHNARTWKYVPQDSAARKAKETLEIYAPLAHRLGMNTIKWELEDRSFKALYPGVYDEIEHLVAERAPAREEYLRQVRLQIEEDLRVNKIKGIVTGRPKHYYSIYQKMIVRGKDFDDIYDLVAVRVIVDTVQDCYAVLGALHSRWTPMSGRFKDYIAVPKFNLYQSLHTTVIGPGGKPVEIQIRTHEMHRMAEYGVAAHWKYKEDPNATGPSPLGGAPGESDAGELGWLRQLVDWQKETQDPAEFLDSLRYEMSGGQVYVFTPKGDVLALPRDSTPVDFAYAVHTEVGHRTVGARVNGRLVPLDTKLENGDTVEVFTSKAQGAGPSRDWLNFVGSTRARNKIKAWFSKERREEAIEAGKGAIARAMRKKDLPIQRLMSHDSLMNVAETLNKRDIDGLYAAVGEGHVSAQHVVDTLVASMGGEAGAEETLAEGVLPTRAAPTQQRSRAVGDQGIIVEGMGEGDVYVKLARCCTPMPGDDVVGFITRGSGLSVHRADCQNVEQLKRQPERILNVRWAEHAQSAYLVQLEVEALDRGGLLADITRVLADNHVNLISANVGTSRDRVVVGRFVVELAEAGHLDHTLASLRRIDGVFEARRLTSSSNRHQHGARAGRSGQ is encoded by the coding sequence ATGACGACGGACACGCGCAGCGGAGCCGACACGGCTGATGAGACGGTCGTGCCCGGTTCTCGGGTGCGCAGCCGCCTGGCCTGGTTCGGTGCGCGCGGTCATTCGACACCCCCCGCCATTGAGCCGCTCATGCGGGCGCTGCGGGCCAATCATCCCAAGGCCGATACCAGTCTCATTGTGCGTGCCTATCGGGTGGCGGAGAAGGCACATGCCGGCCAGAAGCGCAAGTCAGGGGAACCCTACATCACCCACCCGGTGGCGGTTGCCACGATCCTCGCCGAACTGGGAATGACTCCGCAGACGCTGGCCGCCGCCCTGCTGCACGACACGGTGGAGGACACCGATTACACGCTGGAGCGGCTGCGTGCCGATTTCGGTGACGAGATCGCCCTCCTGGTGGACGGCGTCACCAAACTCGACAAGGTCCAGTACGGGGACGCCGCCCAGGCCGAGACGGTGCGCAAGATGATTGTGGCCATGTCCAAGGACATCCGGGTGCTGGTCATTAAGCTGGGTGATCGGCTGCACAATGCGCGCACATGGAAGTACGTTCCCCAGGACAGCGCCGCCCGCAAGGCCAAGGAGACCTTGGAGATCTACGCGCCCCTGGCGCACAGACTGGGGATGAACACCATCAAGTGGGAGCTGGAGGACCGTTCTTTCAAGGCCCTGTATCCGGGCGTATACGATGAGATCGAGCATCTGGTGGCCGAACGCGCCCCCGCCCGGGAGGAGTATCTGCGCCAGGTGCGCCTGCAGATCGAGGAGGATCTGAGGGTTAACAAGATCAAGGGCATCGTCACCGGTCGCCCCAAGCACTACTATTCGATCTACCAGAAGATGATCGTGCGGGGCAAGGACTTCGACGACATCTACGATCTTGTCGCAGTGCGCGTGATTGTTGACACGGTCCAGGACTGTTATGCAGTGCTGGGTGCATTGCATTCGCGCTGGACACCCATGTCAGGGCGCTTCAAGGACTATATCGCTGTCCCTAAGTTCAACCTCTACCAGTCACTGCACACCACGGTGATTGGTCCGGGCGGCAAGCCCGTGGAGATCCAGATCCGCACCCATGAGATGCACCGTATGGCGGAGTATGGGGTGGCGGCACACTGGAAGTACAAGGAGGATCCAAATGCCACCGGCCCCAGTCCTCTGGGCGGTGCCCCCGGTGAGTCCGACGCCGGCGAGCTCGGTTGGCTGCGGCAGCTGGTCGACTGGCAGAAGGAGACCCAGGATCCTGCCGAATTCCTGGACTCTCTGCGCTATGAGATGTCCGGCGGGCAGGTGTATGTGTTCACACCAAAGGGGGATGTGCTGGCCCTGCCGAGGGATTCCACACCTGTGGACTTCGCCTATGCCGTGCACACGGAAGTCGGTCACCGCACCGTAGGCGCCCGCGTCAACGGTCGCCTGGTGCCACTGGACACCAAGCTGGAAAACGGTGACACGGTGGAGGTGTTCACCTCCAAGGCGCAGGGGGCGGGGCCCAGCCGCGACTGGCTGAACTTCGTCGGCTCCACCCGGGCACGCAATAAGATCAAGGCATGGTTCTCCAAGGAGCGTCGTGAGGAGGCCATTGAGGCCGGCAAGGGCGCTATCGCCCGCGCCATGCGCAAGAAGGACCTGCCCATCCAGAGACTGATGAGTCACGACTCGCTCATGAATGTCGCCGAGACCCTCAACAAGCGGGACATCGACGGGCTGTATGCGGCGGTCGGCGAGGGGCACGTATCCGCTCAGCACGTGGTGGACACGCTCGTGGCATCAATGGGCGGGGAGGCCGGTGCCGAGGAGACCCTAGCCGAGGGGGTGCTGCCGACTCGAGCGGCACCCACCCAGCAGCGCAGCCGTGCCGTTGGCGATCAGGGCATCATCGTTGAGGGCATGGGCGAAGGTGATGTGTACGTTAAACTCGCCCGCTGCTGCACTCCCATGCCGGGTGACGATGTCGTCGGCTTCATCACTCGTGGTTCCGGCCTGTCGGTTCACCGTGCCGACTGTCAGAACGTTGAACAGCTTAAGCGGCAGCCCGAGCGCATTCTGAATGTGCGGTGGGCCGAGCACGCGCAGAGCGCCTACCTGGTTCAGCTGGAGGTTGAGGCACTCGACCGAGGAGGCCTGTTGGCGGATATCACGCGCGTCTTGGCGGACAACCACGTGAACCTGATCAGTGCCAACGTCGGGACCTCCCGGGACCGGGTCGTGGTGGGCAGGTTCGTAGTCGAGTTGGCCGAGGCCGGGCACCTGGATCACACGCTTGCCTCACTGCGTCGGATCGACGGCGTCTTCGAGGCGCGGCGCCTGACCTCCTCATCCAACCGTCATCAGCATGGGGCGAGGGCCGGGCGCAGTGGACAGTGA
- a CDS encoding adenine phosphoribosyltransferase, whose translation MTTSPALPRELTQLVLDNLRQIPDFPEPGVLFRDITPLLSNGEAFANLIDGLAAHYRGHIDAVAGLESRGFILAAPLAVHLGIGMVMVRKAGKLPGPVLGVDYELEYGTARMELRPETVTEGSRVLVIDDVLATGGTAAASISLLEQAGAKVESICMLLELAGLGGRERLAGRDIDSVVVFESS comes from the coding sequence ATGACCACTTCACCCGCCCTGCCCCGCGAGCTCACCCAGCTCGTTTTGGACAACCTACGACAAATCCCGGACTTCCCAGAGCCGGGCGTACTGTTCCGTGACATCACCCCGTTGCTGTCTAACGGCGAGGCCTTCGCGAATCTCATTGACGGCCTGGCCGCCCACTATCGCGGCCACATCGACGCCGTCGCCGGTTTGGAGTCCCGGGGCTTCATTCTTGCCGCGCCACTGGCCGTCCATCTGGGCATCGGCATGGTGATGGTCCGCAAGGCCGGGAAACTGCCCGGCCCGGTGCTCGGCGTCGACTACGAGCTGGAGTACGGCACCGCCCGCATGGAGTTGCGGCCCGAGACGGTCACGGAGGGATCGCGCGTACTGGTAATCGACGATGTGCTGGCCACCGGTGGCACGGCGGCCGCCTCCATCAGCCTGCTTGAGCAGGCCGGTGCGAAGGTCGAGTCGATCTGCATGCTGCTTGAGCTGGCGGGGCTGGGCGGGCGCGAGAGGCTCGCCGGACGGGATATCGACTCCGTCGTCGTTTTCGAATCCTCCTGA
- the secF gene encoding protein translocase subunit SecF, which yields MKSLAQLGNELYSGKTSFPFIGRRRLWYAIAGAVMTASIVLIATVGLTPGIDFRGGSEVTVTSLANPAVGPANRVLAEEGLASGASVTTMGSSSVRVQTNELSNDELNTLSAALTDAYGVTEADVSATTIGPTWSADVTSKGVRGLVIFFVLVGALIWGYFRTWKMAVAALLALSHDILITVGVYAASGFEVTPATIIGVLTILGYSLYDTVVVFDKVRENTDGFETQTRSTYGELANLAVNQSLVRSINTSVVGVLPVASLLVVGAFILGAGTLRDIALTLFIGMIAGTVSSLFLATPILVDLRGREKAVKEQADRVAQARDQRLAQAGDDPEALAAIAATPVAAPVIPGHHLGFSAQPKRKRKRP from the coding sequence ATGAAGTCCCTCGCCCAGCTCGGCAACGAGCTCTACTCCGGCAAAACCTCATTCCCCTTCATCGGCAGGCGTCGGCTGTGGTATGCGATCGCAGGCGCCGTGATGACTGCTTCCATCGTCCTGATCGCTACCGTGGGGCTCACGCCCGGTATCGACTTCCGAGGCGGCTCGGAGGTCACGGTCACCTCCCTGGCTAATCCTGCAGTCGGTCCCGCCAACCGGGTCCTGGCTGAGGAGGGCCTGGCATCGGGGGCATCGGTGACCACTATGGGATCGTCCTCGGTGCGCGTGCAGACCAATGAGCTGAGCAACGACGAGCTCAACACCCTGTCCGCAGCCCTGACCGACGCCTATGGCGTGACAGAAGCCGACGTCTCGGCGACCACGATTGGACCGACCTGGTCAGCGGATGTGACCAGCAAGGGGGTACGGGGCCTGGTCATCTTCTTCGTGCTGGTCGGCGCCCTCATTTGGGGCTACTTCCGCACCTGGAAGATGGCGGTGGCGGCACTGCTGGCCCTCAGCCATGACATTTTGATCACCGTGGGCGTCTACGCGGCCAGCGGCTTCGAAGTCACTCCCGCCACCATCATCGGTGTGCTGACGATCCTTGGCTACTCCCTGTACGACACGGTGGTGGTGTTCGACAAGGTGCGTGAGAACACCGACGGCTTCGAGACCCAGACACGTTCCACCTACGGCGAGTTGGCCAACCTGGCGGTCAACCAGTCCCTGGTTCGCTCGATCAACACCTCCGTGGTCGGTGTGCTGCCAGTGGCCTCTTTGCTGGTGGTAGGTGCTTTCATTCTGGGTGCGGGTACCTTGCGCGATATCGCCCTGACCTTGTTCATCGGGATGATCGCCGGCACCGTGTCGTCATTGTTCTTGGCCACCCCGATCCTGGTTGATCTGCGGGGACGAGAGAAGGCTGTTAAGGAGCAGGCGGACAGGGTGGCCCAGGCCCGGGACCAGCGCCTGGCCCAGGCCGGCGACGATCCGGAGGCGCTCGCAGCCATCGCCGCCACGCCTGTGGCCGCCCCAGTGATTCCCGGTCACCATCTCGGATTCTCCGCCCAGCCCAAGAGGAAGAGGAAGCGGCCATGA
- the secD gene encoding protein translocase subunit SecD, with amino-acid sequence MSTNKLKHPGRRLLTLLLVVVLGYVGLAIGAATGRTQMTPGLALDLEGGTQIILTPTTSDGSEITDEDLNQAIEIIRQRVDASGVSEAQISRQGGNNIVVSLPGTPSEETLDLVRNSAVLYFRPVIRILQASAATYAEAQNNYVASQATASPTAPATDAQSSTEAPEEAPAQESPEAQAVPTAPVTTEEMATSLADVNGDGTIGPDPLESTSDDHSSDAWISEQLIYDAYMTDCTSPESLTGEVQDPGAAVISCARDGSGAIYILGPADIAGTNVRSASSGLETTSQGNTINNWVVSLEFDDQGAQQFADVSERLIAYRDSAATATDATSVNSQKAQFAIVLDGLTIMASGFNPDVVTAITDGRVQISGRFTQAQANTLANQLSFGSLPLSFTVQSEQRISATLGTEQLRNGLIAGLIGFALIVVYLGWQYRGLGIVAVASLLVAAAGTYLVIALLSWSMGYRLSLAGVAGLIIAIGITMDSFIVYFERVRDEVRNGRTLVAAVDEGWRHARRTIIVSDSVNLLAAVVLYFLAVGGVQGFAFTLGVTTVVDLAVIILFTHPMLVWILRFRFFGEGHRLSGLDPEHLGARSRAAYRGGLLAGSAAATGSLARRRAAARRAQERADDTSPTDEDTESKESTDSHSGKEDEQA; translated from the coding sequence TTGTCCACTAATAAACTCAAGCATCCCGGCCGGCGCCTGCTGACGCTGCTTCTGGTGGTCGTACTGGGATATGTAGGCCTGGCGATCGGCGCCGCCACCGGTCGCACCCAGATGACCCCGGGGCTCGCCCTCGACCTCGAGGGCGGCACCCAGATCATCCTGACCCCAACCACTTCCGACGGTTCAGAGATCACGGATGAAGATCTCAATCAGGCCATTGAGATCATCCGCCAGCGTGTGGACGCCTCCGGCGTGTCCGAGGCCCAGATCTCCCGCCAGGGAGGCAACAACATCGTGGTCTCCCTGCCCGGCACACCCAGTGAGGAGACCCTCGATCTGGTGCGTAACTCCGCGGTGCTGTACTTCCGCCCCGTGATCCGGATACTGCAGGCCAGCGCCGCCACCTATGCCGAGGCCCAGAACAACTACGTCGCCAGCCAGGCCACGGCCAGTCCCACCGCTCCTGCCACCGACGCCCAGAGCTCCACTGAGGCTCCCGAGGAGGCCCCGGCGCAGGAGAGCCCCGAGGCCCAGGCGGTGCCGACGGCACCGGTGACGACCGAGGAGATGGCGACCTCCCTCGCCGATGTCAACGGCGACGGCACCATCGGCCCCGACCCATTGGAGTCGACCAGTGACGATCACTCCTCCGACGCCTGGATCTCCGAGCAGCTCATCTACGACGCCTACATGACTGACTGCACTTCCCCCGAGTCGCTGACGGGCGAGGTTCAGGATCCCGGCGCCGCGGTAATCTCCTGCGCCCGCGACGGCAGCGGCGCCATTTACATACTCGGTCCCGCGGATATCGCCGGCACGAATGTGCGCTCGGCCTCCTCGGGCCTGGAGACCACCAGCCAGGGCAATACCATCAACAATTGGGTGGTCAGCCTGGAGTTCGACGACCAGGGCGCCCAGCAATTCGCCGACGTCTCCGAAAGGCTGATCGCATACCGCGACAGCGCTGCCACGGCGACGGACGCAACCTCCGTCAACTCCCAAAAGGCCCAGTTCGCGATTGTGCTGGACGGACTGACGATCATGGCCTCGGGATTCAACCCCGATGTCGTCACCGCCATCACCGACGGCCGGGTGCAGATCTCCGGTCGTTTCACCCAGGCACAGGCCAACACACTGGCCAATCAGTTGTCCTTCGGATCCCTGCCACTGTCCTTCACCGTTCAGTCCGAGCAGCGCATCTCGGCCACCCTGGGCACGGAACAGCTGCGTAACGGCCTGATCGCGGGGCTGATCGGCTTCGCACTCATCGTGGTGTACTTGGGATGGCAGTACCGCGGACTGGGGATCGTGGCGGTTGCCTCCCTGCTGGTGGCCGCCGCCGGTACCTATCTGGTGATCGCCCTGCTCAGCTGGTCCATGGGCTACCGGCTGTCGCTGGCAGGTGTGGCCGGGCTGATCATCGCCATTGGCATCACCATGGACTCCTTCATCGTGTATTTCGAACGTGTGCGTGACGAGGTGCGCAATGGTCGCACCCTGGTGGCGGCGGTTGACGAGGGCTGGCGACATGCCCGCCGAACGATCATCGTCTCGGACTCGGTTAACCTGCTGGCCGCGGTGGTCCTGTACTTCCTGGCCGTCGGCGGCGTGCAGGGCTTCGCCTTCACCCTGGGCGTGACCACGGTGGTCGACCTGGCTGTCATCATCCTATTCACCCATCCGATGCTGGTGTGGATCCTGCGGTTCCGCTTCTTTGGAGAGGGCCACCGCCTGTCGGGCCTGGACCCCGAGCATCTGGGTGCTCGCTCCCGCGCCGCCTACAGGGGTGGACTACTGGCCGGTTCCGCAGCCGCCACGGGCTCACTGGCCCGGCGGCGCGCCGCGGCCCGCCGCGCCCAGGAGCGGGCAGATGACACCTCGCCCACCGATGAGGACACCGAGTCCAAGGAGTCCACCGACTCCCACAGCGGAAAGGAGGACGAGCAGGCATGA
- a CDS encoding preprotein translocase subunit YajC, with protein sequence MDPMLLMLIIMLLVFWLMSRFARRQQQRMMDEQKRRTEEALVPGTWVRTRAGFYGTVVEVDGEVVTLATPLGDESLWATSAIVGAEEPPFASADEDATEADEQTGAEPDGAAPQIEHVQDSASPQEAPEGPSESQPQA encoded by the coding sequence ATGGACCCCATGCTCCTCATGCTGATCATCATGCTGCTGGTCTTCTGGCTTATGTCCAGGTTCGCCCGCAGACAGCAGCAGCGAATGATGGATGAGCAGAAGCGCCGCACCGAGGAAGCGCTGGTGCCCGGCACCTGGGTGCGTACCCGCGCCGGCTTCTACGGAACCGTCGTGGAGGTGGACGGAGAGGTGGTGACGCTGGCGACCCCCCTGGGGGACGAATCGCTCTGGGCCACCAGTGCCATCGTGGGCGCGGAAGAGCCTCCCTTCGCCTCAGCCGATGAGGATGCGACTGAGGCGGATGAGCAGACCGGTGCAGAGCCCGACGGCGCGGCCCCGCAGATCGAACATGTCCAGGACTCCGCCAGCCCGCAGGAGGCACCCGAGGGGCCGTCCGAGTCCCAGCCCCAGGCCTGA
- the ruvB gene encoding Holliday junction branch migration DNA helicase RuvB — protein sequence MAEYPAPVGGPDGTGRIVGGGADDAERAAEAALRPKRLEDFVGQQVVRGQLSVVLRAALARGAVPDHVLLSGPPGLGKTTLAMIIANEVDGALRITSGPAIQHAGDLAAILSSLEEGDVLFIDEIHRLARTAEEMLYLAMEDYRVDVVVGKGPGATSIPLTLPPFTVVGATTRAGLLPAPLRDRFGFTGHLEYYGPGDLTRIVTRSAGLLGVKIGADAAGELARRSRGTPRIANRLLRRVQDWAQVHGTPGQLDLAAARGALEVFEVDELGLDRLDRSVLETLCTRFAGVPVGLTTLAVSVGEEPETIETVAEPYLFREGLLIRTPRGRMATPAAYTHLGLHPPDDGALFA from the coding sequence GTGGCTGAATACCCAGCACCGGTCGGCGGGCCGGACGGGACCGGCCGCATTGTTGGCGGTGGTGCCGATGACGCCGAGCGCGCCGCCGAGGCCGCCCTGCGCCCCAAACGCTTGGAGGACTTCGTCGGCCAGCAGGTGGTGCGCGGGCAACTGTCCGTGGTGCTGCGCGCCGCCCTGGCCCGAGGGGCGGTGCCCGACCATGTGCTGCTGTCAGGCCCGCCCGGCCTGGGAAAGACCACCCTGGCGATGATCATTGCCAACGAGGTGGACGGCGCGCTGCGCATCACCTCCGGTCCTGCCATCCAGCATGCTGGAGACCTGGCCGCGATCCTGTCCTCCCTGGAGGAGGGCGATGTGCTGTTCATCGATGAGATTCACCGCCTCGCCCGCACCGCCGAGGAGATGCTCTACCTGGCAATGGAGGACTACCGGGTGGATGTCGTCGTCGGTAAGGGGCCGGGCGCCACCTCCATCCCACTGACCCTGCCTCCCTTCACGGTCGTGGGTGCCACCACCCGTGCCGGCCTGCTGCCGGCCCCGTTGCGTGACCGTTTCGGTTTCACCGGGCACCTGGAGTATTACGGCCCGGGTGACCTCACCCGCATCGTCACCCGCTCCGCGGGCCTGCTGGGTGTCAAAATTGGTGCCGACGCGGCCGGGGAGCTGGCCCGCCGCTCCCGGGGCACACCCCGTATCGCCAACCGCCTGTTGCGCCGGGTCCAGGACTGGGCCCAGGTGCACGGCACGCCCGGGCAGCTGGATCTGGCCGCGGCGCGCGGCGCCTTGGAGGTCTTCGAGGTAGACGAACTGGGCCTGGACCGCCTGGACCGCTCCGTGCTGGAGACTCTGTGTACACGGTTCGCCGGGGTTCCCGTGGGGCTGACCACACTGGCGGTCAGTGTGGGGGAGGAGCCCGAGACGATTGAGACGGTTGCGGAGCCCTATCTGTTCCGGGAGGGGCTGCTAATCCGCACCCCGCGCGGGCGCATGGCCACTCCTGCCGCCTACACCCACCTGGGCCTGCACCCACCCGACGACGGCGCCCTGTTCGCCTGA
- the ruvA gene encoding Holliday junction branch migration protein RuvA — protein sequence MIASLRGTVLDVSLAAATIEVGGVGMSFQATPATLAGLRIGEEGFVHTELIVREDSLTLYGFADADERRCFQVLLGAKGVGAKLALAILAVHTPDALRTAVSGNDVAALKRVPGLGPKGAQRVIIDVADKLGPPTGSAPVPEPSTPEGEPNPDVVAALVQLGWNEATATRAVAAVEAELRAPLPVPELLRAALRQLGGGVRG from the coding sequence ATGATCGCCTCACTGCGCGGAACCGTTCTGGATGTCTCGCTGGCCGCAGCCACGATTGAGGTCGGCGGAGTGGGGATGTCCTTCCAGGCCACGCCCGCCACCCTGGCCGGGCTGCGTATCGGTGAGGAGGGATTCGTCCACACCGAGCTGATCGTGCGCGAGGACTCCCTGACCCTGTACGGCTTCGCCGACGCTGATGAGCGCCGCTGCTTCCAGGTGCTGTTGGGCGCCAAGGGGGTGGGCGCCAAACTGGCCCTGGCGATACTGGCAGTGCACACGCCCGATGCGTTGCGCACAGCCGTTTCCGGCAATGATGTCGCCGCCCTCAAGCGTGTGCCCGGGCTGGGGCCGAAAGGGGCTCAGCGGGTCATAATCGACGTCGCCGACAAGCTGGGTCCGCCCACCGGCTCAGCCCCCGTGCCCGAGCCGTCTACCCCCGAGGGAGAGCCCAATCCCGATGTGGTGGCGGCCCTGGTGCAGCTTGGGTGGAATGAGGCCACCGCCACCCGGGCGGTCGCCGCCGTCGAAGCCGAGCTGCGGGCGCCGCTGCCGGTTCCGGAGTTGTTGCGCGCCGCCCTGCGACAACTGGGAGGAGGAGTCCGTGGCTGA